A stretch of the Methanomassiliicoccales archaeon genome encodes the following:
- a CDS encoding DUF4331 family protein, whose product MDLTDLFAFPKPGDVSRSTIIMNTHPSSTLNPPEPTTAEPYAPEALYELRVDTNGDMIADIAYRVRFTRGGTGAMTVTVRRAEGTEAADRGEGGRVIFEGAPVSMGREAQVTSSGAYRLFAGWRSDPFFFDLNGVLNKMQFTGADWFADKDICSIALELPVSDIGGGASLNLWHRSLLQVDGKWVQADRGARPSQTPFLADAEREAYLDGEPAQDIRFVPMFAHALEQTGGYTPKGAEAAARSLLPDVLPYDPNKLAAYPGNGRMPRDDAKDVFLTVFNGRLTWDKCGPHADMLDEFPYLGPPHVIRQEGTEPGEGRKTIQVSG is encoded by the coding sequence TTGGACCTCACCGACCTTTTTGCGTTCCCCAAACCTGGCGACGTTAGTAGGTCGACCATCATCATGAACACGCATCCCTCGTCTACGCTCAATCCACCTGAACCTACAACCGCTGAACCCTACGCGCCAGAGGCCCTCTATGAACTGAGAGTGGATACGAACGGGGACATGATTGCGGACATAGCCTATCGAGTGCGCTTCACACGGGGCGGAACTGGTGCAATGACGGTGACAGTGCGTCGAGCAGAAGGGACGGAGGCAGCCGACAGAGGCGAGGGTGGAAGGGTCATATTTGAAGGAGCGCCCGTCTCGATGGGTCGCGAAGCGCAGGTGACGAGTTCGGGTGCCTATCGCTTGTTTGCCGGCTGGCGCAGCGACCCGTTCTTCTTCGACCTCAATGGTGTTTTGAACAAGATGCAGTTCACGGGAGCGGACTGGTTCGCGGACAAGGATATTTGTAGCATAGCCTTAGAACTGCCCGTAAGCGATATTGGGGGCGGAGCGAGCTTGAATCTATGGCATCGATCCCTCTTGCAGGTTGACGGCAAGTGGGTGCAGGCCGATCGCGGGGCAAGGCCTTCTCAGACCCCCTTCCTTGCGGACGCCGAAAGAGAGGCGTATCTCGACGGGGAGCCGGCACAGGACATCAGATTCGTGCCAATGTTCGCTCATGCCCTTGAGCAGACCGGCGGTTACACCCCGAAAGGGGCCGAGGCGGCGGCCAGGAGCCTGTTGCCCGACGTCTTGCCATACGACCCCAATAAGCTCGCGGCATATCCCGGAAACGGGCGGATGCCGAGAGACGACGCCAAAGACGTGTTCCTTACCGTGTTCAACGGTAGGCTGACATGGGATAAGTGTGGACCGCACGCCGATATGCTGGACGAGTTTCCCTATCTCGGTCCGCCGCATGTAATTCGACAGGAGGGCACAGAGCCTGGAGAGGGCCGTAAGACCATTCAAGTGTCGGGATGA
- a CDS encoding dihydrofolate reductase family protein gives MRKIAVLTFVSIDGVMQAPGGPEEDVSDGFKYGGWTVPYFDEYVGKVMSEQMRRPFDLLLGRKTYDIFASYWPYHKEGDLGINQATKYVASRRPLNFTWERSIQLSGDTVKAILALKAQDGPELQVHGSSNLIQTLLKNDLVDELRLKIFPLTLGPGKRLFAEGTIPAAFKLTDSQVSPKGVIIANYQRAGEVETGSF, from the coding sequence ATGAGAAAGATCGCAGTTCTAACTTTCGTTTCAATCGACGGCGTCATGCAAGCGCCCGGCGGGCCAGAGGAGGACGTCTCCGACGGTTTTAAGTATGGCGGCTGGACGGTCCCCTATTTCGATGAGTACGTGGGCAAAGTAATGAGCGAGCAGATGAGAAGGCCGTTCGACTTGCTTCTGGGCAGGAAGACCTACGATATATTCGCGTCCTACTGGCCATATCACAAGGAGGGAGACCTGGGAATCAACCAGGCGACCAAGTATGTCGCATCCAGACGGCCATTGAATTTCACTTGGGAGCGATCAATCCAATTGAGCGGTGACACAGTAAAGGCAATTCTGGCCCTCAAGGCGCAGGACGGTCCTGAACTTCAGGTCCACGGCAGCAGCAACCTGATCCAGACCCTCCTAAAGAACGACCTGGTCGACGAGCTCCGGCTCAAAATATTCCCCTTGACGCTGGGCCCGGGAAAGCGGCTGTTCGCCGAAGGCACGATCCCGGCGGCATTCAAGCTGACCGACAGCCAGGTCTCACCGAAGGGAGTGATCATCGCCAACTACCAGCGCGCTGGAGAGGTGGAGACCGGGTCCTTCTGA
- a CDS encoding DNA-3-methyladenine glycosylase I, whose amino-acid sequence MVDECGCAWANSDPEMKKYHDQEWGRPVHDDRLLFEFLILEGAQAGLSWRTVLMKRDAYRKAFDNFEPSKVAQYDDKKAKELMSNPGIIRNWRKIEAAVNNAKGVLRIQEEFGSFDKYLWGFIGGKPIMNEYSGMNEIPTESPESRELSKDLKKRGFNFVGPTIIYSFMQAVGLVNDHMKGCPQHG is encoded by the coding sequence ATGGTAGACGAATGCGGTTGCGCCTGGGCTAACAGCGATCCCGAGATGAAGAAATATCATGACCAAGAGTGGGGCAGGCCCGTCCACGACGACCGGCTTCTGTTCGAGTTCCTCATTTTGGAAGGAGCCCAAGCTGGATTGAGCTGGAGGACGGTCCTCATGAAGCGTGACGCTTATAGGAAGGCGTTCGACAACTTCGAGCCATCGAAGGTCGCCCAATACGACGATAAGAAGGCCAAGGAGCTGATGTCCAACCCGGGGATCATCAGGAATTGGCGCAAGATCGAGGCGGCGGTCAACAATGCCAAGGGCGTTCTAAGGATACAGGAGGAGTTCGGCAGTTTTGACAAATATCTATGGGGCTTTATCGGAGGCAAGCCGATCATGAACGAGTATAGTGGCATGAACGAGATACCGACCGAGTCTCCTGAGTCAAGGGAATTGAGCAAGGATCTGAAGAAGAGAGGGTTCAATTTCGTCGGCCCTACGATCATCTATTCGTTCATGCAGGCCGTCGGGCTGGTGAACGACCATATGAAGGGGTGCCCACAGCACGGTTAG
- the gvpD gene encoding gas vesicle protein GvpD P-loop domain-containing protein: MLPEELRKFFLATGGHSLILRGNAGVGKTTFALQAIEEIDEIDNSFYFSTRVSDALLLTQFPWLADKVYGEDVGESIRTEMLRKQEEELVQEAAPATSDEESEGPKRPWFSRMKLVWGTGINLRMGQNLQQTRVELAPLEKIYEALESCGSERTLVVVDSVDAMAETCGINQASLITTIQKDLVERRRANFIFILESNDRYLDYLGDGVIEMSVTDHHRRRLREMSLLKLRGTQIGQPKYLFTLNGARIRTFPDRPESMVMKRRWTPIPDVSGRVSLGLKDLDRMMQNGILPGSIVLVELGPDVPPGACSLLEQSMVANFASLGRGVLWLPTKKETSGGAKERMNGLIGDERFARLVRIPEVASQIEGANDAYIMPVEGNDVETDLRWKSISFSLKGTSTPLLSIIGFDTLESIYGANVMDSFTDHVASVKRNKAVLVGFVSHSGRSRDKLVDLATHRIRLDRIGGTTVVYCVEPFTECNAIVVDRQGDNPEISLVPIV, from the coding sequence ATGCTTCCAGAAGAGCTGAGAAAATTCTTCTTGGCGACCGGGGGTCATTCTTTGATCCTACGTGGGAATGCAGGCGTGGGTAAGACCACTTTTGCATTGCAGGCGATCGAGGAGATCGACGAGATCGATAATTCCTTCTACTTCTCCACCAGGGTGTCGGACGCCCTCCTACTAACCCAATTTCCCTGGCTTGCCGACAAGGTCTATGGAGAGGATGTTGGTGAAAGCATTCGGACAGAGATGCTGCGCAAACAGGAGGAGGAACTGGTCCAGGAGGCGGCACCTGCTACCTCCGATGAAGAATCGGAAGGACCGAAGAGACCCTGGTTCAGCAGGATGAAGCTAGTCTGGGGAACCGGGATCAACCTTAGGATGGGTCAGAATCTGCAACAGACCAGGGTCGAGCTGGCACCGTTGGAGAAGATCTACGAGGCCCTTGAGAGTTGCGGCAGCGAACGCACCTTGGTCGTTGTTGACAGCGTGGACGCCATGGCCGAGACCTGCGGGATCAATCAGGCATCGCTGATCACCACGATACAGAAGGACCTGGTGGAGCGACGCCGGGCTAATTTCATTTTCATACTGGAGAGCAACGACCGGTACCTGGACTATCTGGGTGACGGTGTGATAGAGATGTCCGTCACGGACCATCACCGAAGAAGGCTGAGGGAGATGAGCCTTCTCAAACTTCGAGGGACCCAGATCGGACAACCAAAGTACCTGTTCACCTTGAACGGAGCCAGGATCAGGACGTTCCCGGACAGGCCGGAATCGATGGTCATGAAAAGGAGATGGACCCCCATACCGGATGTGTCCGGGCGCGTGTCCCTGGGATTGAAGGACCTGGACCGGATGATGCAGAACGGCATCCTACCAGGATCGATCGTGCTGGTCGAGCTGGGACCGGATGTCCCTCCCGGCGCCTGCAGTCTGCTGGAGCAATCGATGGTCGCCAATTTCGCCTCTCTCGGTCGGGGGGTGCTGTGGCTACCGACCAAGAAGGAGACATCGGGTGGGGCCAAGGAGAGGATGAACGGACTAATCGGCGATGAACGGTTCGCGCGACTGGTCCGCATACCGGAAGTGGCTTCCCAGATCGAAGGGGCAAATGACGCATACATCATGCCGGTCGAAGGGAACGACGTGGAAACCGACCTTCGTTGGAAATCGATATCGTTCTCTCTCAAGGGAACCTCCACGCCGCTGCTGTCGATCATCGGATTCGATACACTGGAATCTATCTACGGTGCGAACGTCATGGACAGTTTCACCGATCACGTGGCCTCAGTTAAGCGCAACAAGGCGGTGCTGGTCGGATTCGTCTCACACTCAGGTCGGTCGAGGGACAAATTGGTGGACCTTGCGACCCACCGGATCAGATTGGACCGGATCGGAGGGACGACGGTCGTTTACTGCGTGGAACCGTTCACGGAATGCAACGCGATCGTGGTGGATAGGCAGGGAGACAACCCCGAGATCTCCCTTGTCCCTATCGTCTGA
- a CDS encoding acetate--CoA ligase family protein, with product MKALFEPNSIAVVGASAEERKIGHIMFRNLIASEFKGELYPINPKAAEILGHKAYPTLMAVPDPIDLAIITVPSTFVPSVMEDAGKKGIKDVIIITAGFKELGKEGAHLEKQIGDIGKKYGIRILGPNCMGIINAHHNMNATFTNIYPKAGPVAISSQSGAVCSSMLDWATKSKVGFSKFVSTGNKVDIDESDLLTYFRDDDQTKVIGMYIEGANRGKAFMRSALKTSRQKPIIVLKSGRTSCGSKAASSHTGALSGSDKVYDAAFRQSGIIRVSTIDEMFDLLQVFANMPLPKGDGLAIVTNAGGHGVMAADACSDYGLTLAQFTKETIDKLKATLPGEANIYNPVDVLGDATAARYEFAIKTVMEDPNVHCVAVLLSPLDTVDISAVAHLVSSFAGQVPMPIVAAFVGGQKTSKGIDLLREANIPNYESPDKAIRALGAMVKYKKIREEIKDTIILTVEGDKERVREVLDKVHAEGRTSLSESEGKEILKAYGVGVPMEVTARTAEDAANAAAKIGFPVVLKIDSPDIAHKSDVGGVVVGAASEEAVRNDFELMMSKVASRVPGAKLNGVTVCQMVKGKEVLVGMTRDEQFGPVITFGLGGVFVEIMKDVSQRIAPLTQYNVESMIKSIKSYPILTGARGGKMADVHALKEALVRISQIAIDFPEISELEVNPVMVGDEGKGCYAVDALVTIRRMN from the coding sequence ATGAAGGCACTATTCGAACCAAATTCCATAGCCGTGGTCGGAGCCTCTGCGGAAGAGCGCAAGATCGGGCACATAATGTTCAGAAATCTGATCGCATCGGAGTTCAAGGGCGAACTGTACCCGATCAATCCGAAGGCTGCCGAGATACTCGGCCATAAAGCCTATCCCACACTTATGGCCGTACCTGATCCCATCGATCTGGCCATCATTACGGTACCGAGCACCTTCGTTCCCTCGGTGATGGAGGATGCGGGAAAGAAAGGGATCAAGGATGTGATCATCATCACCGCCGGCTTCAAAGAGCTCGGAAAGGAAGGCGCGCATCTAGAGAAACAGATCGGTGATATCGGAAAGAAGTACGGCATCCGGATATTGGGGCCGAACTGTATGGGCATCATCAACGCCCACCACAACATGAACGCTACCTTCACGAACATCTATCCCAAGGCGGGTCCGGTCGCCATCAGTTCCCAATCGGGCGCGGTGTGCAGCTCCATGTTAGACTGGGCCACCAAGTCCAAGGTTGGCTTTTCCAAGTTCGTCAGCACCGGCAACAAGGTGGATATCGACGAGTCGGATCTTCTCACCTACTTTAGGGACGACGACCAGACCAAGGTCATCGGGATGTACATAGAAGGGGCGAACAGAGGCAAGGCATTCATGAGGAGCGCCCTTAAGACCAGCAGGCAGAAGCCCATAATCGTCCTGAAATCCGGAAGGACCAGCTGCGGTTCGAAGGCAGCCTCTTCGCACACTGGAGCATTATCCGGCAGTGATAAGGTGTATGATGCCGCCTTCAGGCAATCGGGAATAATAAGGGTCAGCACGATCGACGAGATGTTCGACCTGCTGCAGGTCTTCGCCAACATGCCATTGCCCAAGGGAGACGGGCTGGCGATCGTGACCAATGCCGGTGGCCACGGCGTAATGGCGGCAGACGCCTGTTCTGACTATGGTCTTACGCTGGCGCAGTTTACCAAGGAGACCATCGATAAACTGAAGGCTACCCTGCCCGGCGAGGCGAACATCTACAATCCGGTCGACGTGTTGGGAGACGCCACCGCCGCCAGGTATGAGTTTGCCATCAAAACGGTCATGGAGGACCCCAACGTACATTGCGTTGCGGTGCTCTTGTCCCCGCTGGATACCGTCGATATCAGCGCGGTGGCCCATCTGGTATCCTCTTTTGCCGGCCAGGTCCCGATGCCGATCGTGGCCGCCTTCGTTGGAGGTCAGAAGACATCCAAAGGCATCGACCTGTTGAGGGAGGCAAACATCCCTAACTATGAATCTCCGGACAAGGCCATCAGGGCCCTCGGGGCCATGGTCAAATACAAGAAGATAAGGGAGGAGATCAAGGACACCATCATCCTCACGGTGGAGGGCGATAAGGAACGGGTGCGTGAGGTACTGGACAAGGTCCATGCCGAAGGAAGGACCTCCCTATCCGAGAGCGAGGGCAAGGAAATCCTCAAGGCATACGGAGTGGGGGTGCCTATGGAAGTCACAGCCAGGACGGCAGAGGATGCCGCGAACGCGGCCGCCAAGATCGGCTTCCCGGTGGTCCTGAAGATCGACTCGCCTGATATCGCGCACAAGTCAGATGTCGGAGGGGTAGTGGTGGGGGCGGCCTCAGAGGAAGCCGTCAGGAACGACTTCGAATTGATGATGTCGAAGGTGGCAAGCCGCGTACCGGGAGCAAAACTGAACGGCGTCACGGTGTGCCAAATGGTGAAGGGCAAAGAGGTCCTGGTCGGAATGACCCGGGATGAGCAGTTCGGGCCTGTCATAACGTTCGGACTGGGCGGAGTGTTCGTTGAGATCATGAAAGATGTTTCCCAACGCATCGCTCCATTGACGCAATACAACGTCGAATCGATGATAAAATCTATCAAATCCTACCCCATCTTAACTGGTGCGAGGGGCGGGAAGATGGCGGATGTCCACGCTTTGAAAGAGGCGCTCGTCCGCATTTCACAGATCGCGATCGATTTCCCCGAGATCTCCGAGTTGGAGGTCAACCCGGTAATGGTGGGGGACGAAGGAAAGGGCTGCTACGCGGTTGACGCGCTGGTGACCATAAGGAGGATGAACTGA
- a CDS encoding flavin reductase family protein translates to MKKTSLGPRPYMSVMPAVLVGANVGGKPNYMVVAWTGVACMDPPMIAIAINKTRHTEKGIQENRSFSVNIPSAKNALELDYCGIVSGGKTDKSKVFESFYGKLETAPLISEFPINIECELRHTLELGSHNLHIGEIMDVHVATECMTGGMPDIEKIDPIVFAGQNYCHIGEIVAKAFSFGKGYKK, encoded by the coding sequence ATGAAGAAGACTTCTTTGGGCCCCAGGCCCTATATGTCGGTAATGCCTGCAGTGCTGGTCGGTGCTAACGTCGGAGGAAAACCGAACTATATGGTGGTCGCCTGGACCGGGGTCGCATGCATGGACCCTCCGATGATCGCGATTGCGATCAACAAGACAAGGCACACCGAGAAGGGCATTCAGGAGAACAGGTCGTTCAGCGTTAACATACCGTCGGCCAAGAACGCCCTGGAGCTGGACTATTGTGGTATTGTTTCAGGCGGCAAGACCGACAAATCAAAGGTCTTCGAGTCGTTCTACGGAAAGCTGGAGACCGCTCCTCTGATCAGCGAGTTCCCGATCAATATCGAGTGCGAGCTCCGTCACACGCTCGAGCTAGGAAGCCACAATCTCCACATTGGTGAGATAATGGACGTTCACGTTGCGACCGAATGCATGACCGGTGGAATGCCGGACATCGAGAAGATCGATCCTATCGTTTTTGCCGGTCAGAACTATTGCCACATCGGCGAGATCGTGGCAAAGGCATTCTCGTTCGGAAAGGGATATAAGAAGTAG
- a CDS encoding HEAT repeat domain-containing protein has product MTRSTTMSPSINRLNSDILLDDEEKRAGALKDLAELAQNNAGELSSIPPLLVVLEEGSDACREMASWTLGKLAQSGVGDLSELDPLIEALHDPDGEVRENSAWALGELAGQRIGAREELEPITALLKEDAATTRGMAAWALGRLAQRMSLVDMRSIAPIESLVSDKSKYVSKGAEYALQRMKEKI; this is encoded by the coding sequence ATGACCAGGTCAACCACCATGTCCCCCTCCATCAACCGGCTGAACTCCGATATCCTACTAGACGATGAGGAGAAGAGGGCCGGTGCACTGAAAGACCTGGCCGAACTGGCCCAGAACAACGCAGGCGAACTTTCTTCAATACCACCATTGCTGGTCGTTCTGGAGGAGGGATCGGACGCCTGCCGGGAAATGGCCTCGTGGACCCTGGGAAAGCTGGCGCAATCAGGGGTTGGAGACCTTTCAGAATTGGATCCGTTGATCGAAGCCCTTCATGATCCGGACGGAGAGGTCAGGGAGAACAGCGCCTGGGCCCTCGGAGAGCTGGCCGGCCAACGCATCGGGGCTAGGGAGGAGCTTGAGCCGATAACGGCCCTGCTTAAGGAGGACGCGGCAACCACTCGGGGAATGGCGGCATGGGCCCTGGGAAGGCTTGCCCAGCGCATGAGCCTAGTGGATATGAGGTCGATCGCCCCGATCGAGTCTCTGGTCTCGGACAAGAGCAAGTACGTAAGCAAAGGGGCTGAGTATGCCCTGCAACGCATGAAAGAGAAGATCTGA
- a CDS encoding cation diffusion facilitator family transporter, producing MASHGESKLAVVAAVIGNLIIAVIKFIAAIFTGSSAMISEGIHSVVDTGNGLLLLLGMKDASRPADAEHPFGYGKSLYFWTNIVAISIFGIGGGMSVYEGVTYVASVSRSTELGDPTVAYVVLAIALLVEGSSFTIAFRAFRKARGDMGTWKFIKRSKDPSLYAVVFEDSAALLGLVFAFLGIFLGHMFHNPYLDGIASIAIGLLLMSVAWFLASRTKGLLMGEGVTPEELADIRRRVESDPAVQKAGDILTMYMGPQDLIVNMGVCFVAGTTDQKMHDSIHRIEADLYKVYPEIKRVYIEAETLAHVTNDECPHE from the coding sequence GTGGCTTCACATGGCGAGTCTAAGTTAGCGGTCGTCGCAGCCGTCATCGGCAATCTGATCATTGCGGTTATAAAATTCATCGCTGCGATCTTCACCGGCTCGTCCGCCATGATCTCCGAAGGGATCCATTCGGTCGTAGACACCGGGAATGGCCTCCTTCTGCTGCTGGGCATGAAGGATGCCAGCAGGCCGGCTGATGCCGAGCACCCGTTCGGCTATGGTAAATCGCTGTACTTCTGGACGAACATTGTGGCCATCTCCATATTCGGCATCGGCGGCGGCATGTCCGTATATGAAGGAGTGACCTATGTCGCTTCCGTCTCCCGATCCACCGAACTGGGGGACCCCACGGTAGCTTACGTCGTGCTCGCCATCGCCCTTCTGGTCGAAGGCTCATCGTTCACGATAGCCTTCCGAGCGTTCCGCAAGGCGAGGGGAGACATGGGAACCTGGAAGTTCATCAAGCGTTCGAAGGACCCGAGCCTGTATGCGGTAGTGTTCGAGGACAGCGCGGCCTTGCTAGGCCTGGTCTTCGCGTTCCTGGGAATATTCCTGGGTCACATGTTCCACAACCCATACCTGGACGGAATCGCATCGATAGCCATCGGTCTGCTGCTGATGAGCGTGGCTTGGTTCCTGGCCTCTAGGACCAAGGGTCTGCTGATGGGCGAAGGTGTCACCCCCGAAGAGCTGGCAGATATCCGACGGCGGGTAGAGTCGGACCCGGCAGTGCAAAAGGCGGGAGACATCCTCACAATGTATATGGGCCCTCAAGACCTGATCGTCAACATGGGAGTGTGCTTCGTCGCGGGGACAACGGACCAGAAGATGCACGACTCGATACATCGCATCGAGGCCGATCTATACAAGGTATACCCTGAAATCAAAAGGGTCTATATCGAGGCGGAAACGCTGGCACATGTGACGAACGATGAATGTCCCCATGAGTGA
- a CDS encoding histidine kinase N-terminal 7TM domain-containing protein produces MYGRTMVMEFFLGFALVLTAVIFLVAASLTYLKSTLPYKKPFLALALAVAFLSVTFLMEILAPDLGAKLLWNDLEYISNVSLAPLYFLFIMGYTGNERWTDRRATFLLFIFPIFMLISLYTNDWHHLFYTSIRGGDGFGSFDASYGPLFIGSMIYMVIVYFYALSCLFMVYLKSGQMIRKQVRYLILTSTLPLLILTIGYFGFAEISLTMVVILSFLVAGIMMFFGLFKYELNDIMPIALDIVMGTMNEGAIVINNKGLIVHINPSAENMIGKRLTEVFKKNVEDEISWLYPDQYPDALSKSHSELTVKKGESTKYFDLQVSTMNDRAGRPTGRLLIVRDITTEKNMKDALTSANTKLNILSNITRHDIQNQLVVVRGYAELLFRGKTKPEEIERYAKAIIDASALIDDQFAFAREYQAVGVKQPEWQRVDILLTKVRNTGPFSPVNIIIRTGKLEVYADLMLERMFYNLMDNAKRHGQTVNSIVVEAKVIGKECVVIFQDDGKGIKKELKERIFESGFGSNTGMGLYMSREILKMTGITISETGEEGKGSRFEMVVPQGNWRFQDSDPHAE; encoded by the coding sequence ATGTACGGACGTACAATGGTCATGGAATTCTTTTTAGGATTCGCCCTCGTCTTGACCGCCGTCATTTTCTTAGTGGCAGCCTCCCTCACCTACTTGAAGAGCACTCTCCCATACAAAAAGCCGTTCTTAGCTCTAGCATTGGCAGTCGCCTTCCTTTCTGTGACGTTCCTCATGGAGATCCTTGCTCCGGACCTGGGGGCAAAATTGCTCTGGAACGATCTCGAATACATATCCAACGTTTCCTTGGCGCCTCTCTATTTCCTTTTCATAATGGGTTACACGGGCAATGAACGATGGACCGACAGGAGAGCCACATTCCTGCTTTTTATATTTCCAATCTTCATGTTAATATCCCTATATACAAATGATTGGCATCATCTGTTCTATACCAGTATCAGAGGAGGAGACGGTTTCGGTTCCTTCGATGCTTCATATGGGCCGCTATTCATTGGCTCTATGATTTATATGGTAATTGTTTATTTTTATGCCTTATCCTGCCTCTTCATGGTCTACCTCAAGTCGGGGCAGATGATTCGCAAACAGGTCAGGTATCTAATCCTGACCTCTACATTACCTCTTTTGATCCTCACCATTGGCTACTTCGGATTTGCTGAAATAAGCCTTACGATGGTGGTTATCTTATCTTTCCTGGTCGCTGGAATAATGATGTTCTTCGGGTTGTTCAAGTATGAATTGAACGACATCATGCCGATCGCCCTGGACATCGTGATGGGCACGATGAACGAAGGGGCGATCGTGATCAACAACAAGGGATTGATCGTGCACATCAATCCATCAGCGGAGAACATGATCGGAAAACGGTTGACCGAGGTGTTCAAGAAGAATGTCGAAGACGAGATCTCATGGTTATACCCAGACCAATACCCTGATGCGTTGTCCAAGAGCCATTCCGAACTGACCGTGAAGAAGGGCGAGAGCACGAAGTATTTCGACCTTCAGGTTTCCACCATGAACGATCGTGCCGGCCGTCCGACCGGTCGGCTCCTCATAGTCCGCGACATAACCACCGAGAAGAACATGAAGGATGCCCTGACGAGTGCCAACACCAAGCTGAACATACTCTCGAACATCACCCGCCACGATATCCAGAACCAGCTGGTCGTGGTGAGAGGATATGCGGAACTCCTTTTCCGTGGAAAAACGAAACCGGAGGAGATCGAACGGTACGCCAAGGCGATCATCGATGCCTCTGCTCTTATTGACGATCAATTCGCTTTCGCCCGGGAATATCAGGCGGTAGGGGTCAAGCAACCTGAATGGCAACGGGTAGACATCCTGCTGACCAAGGTGCGCAACACTGGTCCGTTCTCACCTGTAAACATCATCATAAGGACCGGCAAGCTCGAGGTCTATGCAGATCTGATGCTCGAGCGCATGTTCTACAATCTTATGGACAACGCAAAGAGACATGGCCAGACAGTCAATTCCATCGTTGTCGAGGCGAAAGTGATCGGAAAGGAATGTGTGGTCATCTTCCAGGATGACGGCAAAGGGATCAAGAAGGAGCTCAAGGAACGCATATTCGAAAGCGGATTCGGCAGTAACACTGGCATGGGGCTCTACATGTCCAGGGAAATACTGAAAATGACCGGCATAACGATATCCGAGACAGGCGAAGAAGGAAAGGGTTCCAGGTTCGAGATGGTCGTTCCCCAGGGCAATTGGAGATTTCAAGACTCGGACCCTCATGCTGAGTAA
- a CDS encoding AAA family ATPase, translated as MRPLFLSSVFENSGKSMVALGLAKNYKGKVGYFKPFREDVLCIDNRVVDRDAYLMKKALDLEASEEMLSPLKYDIFSPVSMDAITTGYDRVKGDAEFMIVESPQLFTTGALHRVEGVSIAQAIGADIILIATDEPDALDKVAHHARLMEKSGLKLKGVILNKSDDPAVERLLEGAGVRVLGSIPVARELGYLHVSEIAEALNAEVLAGEEGLERTIEKRMVGGMTAESAMKDMRRLPRKAMIAGGDRSDMLTAALATDTSCLILTGGLYPARQILAKADELKIPVLLVGHSTAVTAEMVDRLIARINPNDADKIEHIADLVRRHVNLEAIWGD; from the coding sequence ATGAGACCATTATTCCTAAGCTCGGTGTTCGAAAACTCTGGAAAAAGCATGGTGGCGCTAGGTCTGGCTAAGAACTACAAAGGCAAGGTCGGCTATTTCAAGCCGTTCCGCGAGGATGTCCTGTGCATAGACAACCGGGTCGTCGACCGGGATGCCTACCTGATGAAGAAGGCCCTGGACCTGGAGGCCTCGGAGGAAATGCTGTCCCCACTGAAGTATGATATCTTCAGTCCGGTCAGCATGGATGCCATAACGACTGGCTATGATCGCGTGAAGGGAGATGCGGAATTCATGATCGTGGAGTCACCCCAGCTCTTCACCACCGGTGCGCTTCACCGGGTCGAGGGTGTAAGCATCGCCCAGGCGATCGGAGCGGATATCATTCTGATCGCGACCGATGAGCCGGATGCGCTGGACAAGGTAGCGCACCATGCCAGGCTGATGGAGAAGTCCGGGCTCAAGCTTAAGGGGGTCATCCTGAACAAGTCGGACGACCCGGCAGTGGAAAGACTTCTGGAGGGAGCGGGCGTGAGGGTCCTCGGTTCCATACCGGTAGCCCGTGAGCTGGGATACTTGCATGTCAGCGAGATCGCCGAGGCACTGAACGCTGAGGTCCTTGCCGGCGAGGAAGGCCTGGAACGGACCATTGAGAAGAGGATGGTCGGTGGCATGACCGCCGAATCGGCGATGAAGGACATGCGCCGCCTGCCCCGTAAGGCCATGATCGCCGGTGGCGACCGGTCGGACATGCTGACCGCGGCATTGGCCACAGACACATCCTGTCTTATCCTGACCGGAGGCCTATACCCAGCCAGGCAGATCTTGGCGAAGGCTGACGAGCTCAAGATACCGGTGCTCCTGGTCGGACACTCGACCGCTGTCACCGCTGAAATGGTCGACCGCCTCATCGCCAGGATCAACCCGAATGACGCGGACAAGATCGAGCACATCGCCGACCTGGTCCGCCGGCACGTCAACCTCGAAGCGATCTGGGGCGACTGA